From the genome of Hymenobacter gelipurpurascens:
GCCCTCAATACGGAACGACTCGCGGCCGGCGCTACCATTCACCACTACGTCGCCAGCTTTCAGGGCCGAGATAAGTGGAGCATGGTTGTTCAGAACTTCAAACAGTCCATCGGTACCCGGAAACTGAGCCGACGAAACCTCGCCTGCAAATACTTTCCGGTCCGGCGTGATGATTTCCAGATGCATATTGGTTGTCAGTTTTTAGTTGATAGCTGCCAGTTGTAGAATAAATTCTGGCAACTGACAACTAAAAACAGTCAACTAAAATTACTTGGCTTCGGCCATCAGCTTCTCCCCTTTGGCTACGGCATCTTCGATGTTACCAACCAAGTTGAAAGCCGCCTCGGGCAGGTGGTCGTACTTGCCGTCAATGATTTCGTTGAAGCCTTTGATGGTGTCTTTGATATCAACGAGTACACCTTTTAAACCGGTGAACTGCTCTGCCACGAAGAAGGGCTGCGACAGGAAGCGCTGCACGCGGCGGGCGCGGCTTACTACCTGCTTGTCCTCCTCGGAGAGTTCGTCCATACCCAAGATGGCAATGATGTCCTGCAGTTCTTTGTAGCGCTGTAGAATCTCCTTCACGCGCTGAGCGGTGTTGTAGTGCTCTTCGCCTAGAACGGCAGCATCCAGGATGCGCGAGGTAGAATCTAGCGGGTCAACGGCGGGATAGATACCCAGCTCGGCGATTTTACGGCTCAATACCGTAGTAGCGTCCAAGTGAGCGAAGGTGTTAGCCGGAGCCGGGTCAGTCAAGTCATCAGCAGGTACATATACTGCCTGTACCGACGTGATAGAACCACGCTTGGTAGAGGTAATACGCTCCTGCATGGCACCCATTTCAGTAGCCAGCGTGGGCTGGTAACCTACAGCCGAAGGCATCCGGCCCAACAGAGCCGATACTTCCGAACCCGCCTGCGTGAAGCGGAAAATGTTGTCGATGAAGAACAGGATGTCGCGGCCAGCGCCGGTGCCATCACCATCCCGGAAGCTCTCGGCAATCGTCAGACCCGACAGGGCTACACGAGCACGGGCTCCGGGGGGCTCATTCATTTGACCGAACACGAGGGTAGCCTGAGATTTTTCCATCTCATTCATGTCCACCTTGCTCAGGTCCCAGCCGCCTTCTTCCATCGAGTGCTTGAACTCCTCGCCATAGCGAATGATGTTAGCCTCAATGAATTCACGCA
Proteins encoded in this window:
- the atpD gene encoding F0F1 ATP synthase subunit beta: MANTGKITQVIGPVVDVSFAGESSKLPNILDALQVTKDNGQVVVLECQQHLGEDRVRTIAMDSTEGLTRGAIVTDLGAPISMPTGDSIKGRLFNVIGQAIDGIPQPTSTTRLPIHRQAPAFEELATSSEVFFTGIKVIDLLAPYVKGGKIGLFGGAGVGKTVLIQELINNVAKAYSGLSVFAGVGERTREGNDLLREFIEANIIRYGEEFKHSMEEGGWDLSKVDMNEMEKSQATLVFGQMNEPPGARARVALSGLTIAESFRDGDGTGAGRDILFFIDNIFRFTQAGSEVSALLGRMPSAVGYQPTLATEMGAMQERITSTKRGSITSVQAVYVPADDLTDPAPANTFAHLDATTVLSRKIAELGIYPAVDPLDSTSRILDAAVLGEEHYNTAQRVKEILQRYKELQDIIAILGMDELSEEDKQVVSRARRVQRFLSQPFFVAEQFTGLKGVLVDIKDTIKGFNEIIDGKYDHLPEAAFNLVGNIEDAVAKGEKLMAEAK
- the atpC gene encoding ATP synthase F1 subunit epsilon, whose protein sequence is MHLEIITPDRKVFAGEVSSAQFPGTDGLFEVLNNHAPLISALKAGDVVVNGSAGRESFRIEGGVVEVLRNNVIVLAEGASV